The following are from one region of the Lacinutrix sp. Bg11-31 genome:
- a CDS encoding oligosaccharide flippase family protein, translating into MQALTLLKTKKITPEQLFMLSVLAVNGGNYFYNLILGRVLGPAQFADAAVLITFLLVLSFVAMTFQLVTAKFSVIFENETFTNFVSKIYKNATIVGLGLGALIIVFAKQLQAVFNTSSSTMFTIFGIGVPLYFLMSVNRGVFQGKKEFKSLSITYQAEMLSRLIITLGLIFLFNIQSSVVIAIGILVSFGFGLVPFKFKNLNFKKIIAIEATKAKQVKNFFIITAFYEFTQIIINNSDILLVKHYFEAHDAGLYASLALIGRIVYFVAWMFVMLLLPTVVQLKKEGKATAPILFKYVGYIAAIATAIVIGCALFPETAITMLFGESYLAIAPLLWKYALATGLFAISNIFAYYYLSLDRYVPVVISGIFGMLQMVLVVFFHESLEQVVHMQIIAMVSLLVIQVIFFMFDSKLKK; encoded by the coding sequence ATGCAAGCTTTAACTCTTTTAAAAACGAAAAAAATAACTCCAGAACAATTGTTTATGCTAAGTGTATTAGCAGTAAATGGAGGGAATTATTTTTACAATCTTATTTTGGGTCGTGTATTAGGTCCAGCACAATTTGCAGATGCAGCTGTGTTAATTACCTTTTTATTAGTGTTGTCTTTTGTAGCGATGACGTTTCAATTAGTAACTGCAAAATTTTCGGTCATTTTTGAAAACGAAACCTTTACAAATTTTGTTTCAAAAATTTATAAGAATGCAACTATTGTAGGTCTTGGTTTAGGCGCTTTAATAATTGTGTTTGCAAAGCAACTGCAAGCAGTTTTTAATACTTCGTCTTCTACTATGTTTACCATTTTTGGAATTGGAGTGCCTTTATACTTTTTAATGAGTGTAAATAGAGGTGTGTTTCAAGGTAAAAAAGAATTCAAGTCGTTATCGATTACGTATCAAGCTGAAATGTTAAGTCGATTAATTATCACTTTAGGTTTAATATTCTTGTTTAATATTCAATCTTCGGTTGTTATTGCCATTGGAATTTTAGTCTCTTTCGGATTTGGTTTAGTGCCATTTAAATTTAAAAATTTAAACTTTAAAAAGATAATTGCTATTGAAGCAACCAAAGCGAAACAGGTTAAAAACTTTTTTATCATTACTGCGTTTTACGAGTTTACACAAATTATTATTAACAATAGTGATATTTTATTAGTAAAACATTACTTCGAGGCGCACGATGCAGGTTTATATGCTTCATTAGCTTTAATTGGTCGTATAGTATACTTCGTTGCTTGGATGTTTGTTATGTTGTTATTGCCAACAGTAGTTCAGCTTAAAAAAGAAGGGAAAGCAACAGCTCCAATATTATTTAAATATGTTGGTTATATCGCAGCAATTGCAACAGCAATAGTTATTGGTTGTGCTTTATTCCCAGAAACAGCAATTACAATGTTATTTGGAGAAAGTTATTTAGCAATCGCTCCTTTGTTGTGGAAGTACGCTTTAGCAACTGGTTTGTTTGCCATATCAAACATATTTGCTTACTACTATTTGTCTTTAGATAGGTATGTGCCTGTGGTTATTTCTGGAATCTTTGGAATGTTACAAATGGTATTAGTTGTCTTTTTTCATGAGAGTTTAGAACAGGTAGTACACATGCAAATTATAGCAATGGTTTCATTGTTAGTTATCCAAGTAATCTTCTTCATGTTTGATTCTAAATTGAAGAAATAA
- a CDS encoding type I phosphomannose isomerase catalytic subunit: protein MKVYPIKFNPILKEKIWGGNKLGNLLGKDTDKDNVGESWEISDVNGNISQVSNGAYKGANLKELIAEHEANFLGIENFANFGYNFPLLIKFLDAKTDLSVQVHPDNKMAKKHHNSFGKTEMWYIMDSDDNADIVLGLKDKTVNPEVLNHINAKNVDAVFNREQVKKGDSFFIPAGKIHAIGAGVLAAEIQQTSDITYRVYDWDRTDDSGKKRELHTQLAEKATKQFDSNGKADYTLLPNESSNLVNCDYFTTNILDIKKHQIKDYTNLDSFVIFMCVEGEVEVTTGLHTEILKMGETILIPANAEEVIFNSENAKLLEVYVDKGIVKNLQQAS, encoded by the coding sequence ATGAAAGTATATCCAATAAAATTCAATCCAATATTAAAAGAGAAAATTTGGGGAGGAAACAAGCTAGGAAACCTTTTAGGAAAAGATACAGACAAAGATAATGTTGGTGAAAGCTGGGAAATATCTGATGTGAACGGGAACATTTCTCAAGTTAGTAATGGAGCATATAAAGGTGCTAATTTAAAAGAATTAATAGCAGAGCACGAAGCAAATTTTTTAGGTATAGAAAACTTTGCAAACTTTGGATATAACTTCCCATTATTAATAAAATTTTTAGATGCAAAAACAGATTTATCTGTACAAGTTCATCCAGATAATAAAATGGCTAAAAAACATCACAATAGTTTTGGAAAAACAGAAATGTGGTACATTATGGATAGTGACGATAATGCAGATATTGTTTTAGGTTTAAAAGATAAAACGGTAAACCCTGAAGTTTTAAACCATATAAATGCTAAAAATGTAGATGCTGTTTTTAATAGAGAACAAGTAAAAAAAGGAGACAGCTTTTTTATTCCAGCAGGAAAAATACACGCTATTGGAGCAGGTGTTTTAGCTGCCGAAATACAACAAACCTCAGATATTACATATCGTGTTTACGACTGGGACAGAACAGACGATTCTGGTAAAAAAAGAGAATTACACACACAGTTAGCAGAAAAAGCAACTAAACAATTCGATTCTAACGGAAAAGCTGACTATACGCTATTGCCAAACGAAAGTTCTAATTTAGTTAACTGCGACTATTTTACAACTAATATTTTAGATATTAAAAAGCATCAAATTAAAGACTATACCAACTTAGATTCATTTGTAATTTTTATGTGTGTAGAAGGTGAAGTAGAAGTAACAACAGGTTTACATACCGAAATTTTAAAAATGGGAGAAACTATATTAATTCCAGCAAATGCAGAAGAGGTTATATTTAATTCTGAAAACGCAAAATTATTAGAAGTTTATGTAGACAAGGGAATAGTTAAAAATTTACAACAAGCATCTTAG
- a CDS encoding glycosyltransferase encodes MKLAIVTAYPPSKVTLNEYAYHLVKHFRQKESVTEIVLLTDKTEGAKDIAFTEDGCKITVKECWEFNSYTNIINVTKAINNTQPDAVLFNLQFMKFGDKKVAAALGLMLPLVCKLKKIPNIVLLHNILEEVDLGNAGFTSNKIMQKVYGFIGTSLTKLILQADTVAVTMQKYVDVLETKYNAKNVTLIPHGTFEISEEKPQYDLQQGPLQVMTFGKFGTYKKVESMIEAVEKVRASTGLDLEVVIAGTDNPNVPGYLAKVQEDYKHVPQVRFTGYVEEYEVPTLFKESAVVVFPYTSTTGSSGVLHQAGSYGKAVVMPDLGDLALLVKDEGYKGEFFEPTSVASLATAIEAIVTNAVHRTALGKANYEAATAYPMEKITNMYLNNFDKIITKKVPTQRVVLQATTVE; translated from the coding sequence ATGAAACTAGCAATCGTAACAGCATATCCGCCAAGTAAAGTAACATTAAACGAGTACGCTTACCATTTAGTAAAGCATTTTAGACAAAAAGAAAGTGTTACTGAAATAGTTTTACTAACAGATAAAACTGAAGGTGCAAAAGACATCGCTTTTACAGAAGATGGTTGCAAGATTACAGTTAAAGAATGTTGGGAGTTTAATAGCTATACAAACATTATAAATGTTACCAAAGCTATTAACAACACACAGCCAGATGCAGTATTGTTTAACTTACAATTCATGAAATTTGGAGACAAAAAAGTAGCTGCTGCTTTAGGTTTAATGTTACCATTGGTTTGCAAATTGAAAAAAATTCCAAACATCGTGTTATTACATAACATATTAGAAGAAGTAGATTTAGGGAATGCTGGATTTACGTCTAACAAAATCATGCAAAAAGTATATGGTTTTATAGGAACTAGCTTAACAAAGTTAATATTACAAGCAGATACAGTTGCAGTAACCATGCAAAAATATGTTGATGTTTTAGAGACAAAATACAATGCTAAAAATGTGACTTTAATTCCACATGGAACATTTGAAATTTCTGAAGAAAAACCACAATACGATTTACAACAAGGACCTTTACAAGTTATGACTTTTGGAAAATTTGGAACCTACAAAAAAGTTGAAAGTATGATTGAAGCTGTAGAGAAAGTAAGAGCATCAACAGGATTAGATCTTGAGGTTGTAATTGCAGGAACAGACAACCCAAATGTACCTGGTTATTTAGCAAAAGTACAAGAAGACTATAAGCATGTGCCACAAGTACGTTTTACTGGTTATGTTGAAGAATATGAAGTGCCAACCTTATTTAAAGAAAGTGCAGTAGTTGTATTTCCATATACATCAACAACTGGAAGCTCAGGAGTTTTGCACCAAGCTGGAAGTTATGGTAAAGCAGTAGTGATGCCAGATTTAGGAGATCTTGCTCTATTAGTAAAAGACGAAGGTTATAAAGGTGAGTTTTTCGAGCCAACTTCTGTTGCTAGTTTAGCAACTGCAATTGAAGCTATTGTAACTAACGCAGTACATAGAACAGCTTTAGGAAAAGCGAATTACGAAGCTGCAACTGCTTATCCAATGGAAAAAATAACAAACATGTATTTAAATAATTTTGATAAGATTATTACTAAAAAAGTGCCTACACAAAGAGTTGTATTACAAGCTACAACCGTAGAATAA
- a CDS encoding glycoside hydrolase family 2 TIM barrel-domain containing protein: protein MVGLNKNILRTILIASYLLIVVLIISGFSALFSYLNTGADRSKMLHTEIKKVEQYLPKIVWEPLTNEGRPMDNQTLNALQNDYLDAWYVKQIAYKTNTTSGIKDYYTDSARKNIFDFIALNKAKNTTIEATTLNHNPTLEFFSEDGQLAVITDRNVVEYKRIFKDKKAVLETTETSTYKMVFLLEDGFWRIRHLVKENNKSFKAEISKIETDSLIIKGINYYPKATPWNMFGNAFAKDTIAKDFKIIKKAGLNSVRVFVQYDDFGKADVNTKKLEKLKQTLDAAEENNLKVVLTLFDFYGDYSVMNWTLNQRHAEKIVSTFKDHNAIIAWDIKNEPNLDFESRGKENVIAWLDKMIDLVKSIDNIHPVTIGWSNTQSAPILKDKVDFISFHYYENLDKLDVAIKTMRTVIPDKLLVLQEFGISSYSGFWKPFGSSEEDQANYHKKIQDLIAANNLQFMSWTLYDFVDVPKDVVGSRPWRRNTQKRFGFIDKNGTKKVSFKYITN from the coding sequence ATGGTAGGTCTTAATAAAAACATACTACGTACCATATTAATCGCCTCATATCTTTTGATTGTAGTCCTAATTATTTCTGGTTTTAGTGCATTATTTAGCTATTTAAACACTGGAGCAGACCGAAGCAAAATGCTACATACTGAAATTAAAAAAGTAGAACAATACTTACCAAAAATAGTTTGGGAACCTTTAACAAACGAAGGCAGACCAATGGATAACCAAACTTTAAATGCCTTACAAAACGATTATTTAGATGCTTGGTATGTAAAGCAAATTGCTTACAAAACGAATACCACGAGTGGTATAAAAGATTACTACACAGATAGTGCAAGGAAAAATATATTTGATTTTATTGCATTAAATAAAGCTAAAAACACAACCATTGAAGCAACAACTTTAAATCACAATCCTACTTTAGAATTTTTTAGCGAAGATGGGCAATTAGCAGTGATTACAGATAGAAATGTTGTAGAATATAAACGTATTTTTAAAGATAAAAAAGCTGTTTTAGAAACTACCGAAACATCTACATACAAAATGGTCTTTTTGTTAGAAGATGGTTTTTGGCGCATTAGACATTTAGTAAAAGAAAACAATAAGTCTTTTAAGGCTGAAATAAGTAAAATAGAAACAGATAGCTTAATTATTAAAGGTATTAACTACTATCCAAAAGCAACACCTTGGAATATGTTTGGTAACGCTTTCGCGAAAGACACCATTGCTAAAGACTTTAAAATTATAAAGAAAGCAGGTTTAAATTCGGTTAGAGTTTTTGTACAATATGATGACTTTGGAAAAGCAGATGTAAATACTAAAAAGCTAGAAAAATTAAAACAGACTTTAGATGCTGCTGAAGAAAACAATCTAAAAGTAGTATTGACCTTGTTTGATTTTTATGGCGATTATTCTGTTATGAACTGGACCTTAAACCAACGTCATGCAGAAAAAATAGTATCTACTTTTAAAGATCACAATGCTATTATTGCCTGGGACATTAAAAACGAACCCAATTTAGATTTTGAATCTAGAGGGAAAGAAAATGTGATTGCTTGGTTAGATAAAATGATAGATTTAGTAAAATCTATCGACAATATACATCCTGTAACTATTGGTTGGTCTAACACGCAAAGTGCACCTATTTTAAAAGATAAAGTCGATTTTATTTCCTTTCATTATTACGAAAATTTAGACAAACTAGATGTTGCTATAAAAACAATGAGAACAGTAATTCCTGATAAGCTATTGGTTTTACAGGAATTTGGAATATCTTCTTATTCTGGTTTTTGGAAACCTTTTGGCTCTTCTGAAGAAGATCAAGCCAACTACCACAAAAAAATCCAAGACCTAATTGCAGCTAATAATTTGCAATTTATGTCTTGGACTTTATATGATTTTGTAGATGTACCAAAGGATGTTGTAGGCAGTAGACCTTGGCGTCGTAACACCCAAAAACGTTTTGGGTTTATTGATAAAAATGGAACAAAAAAGGTTTCGTTTAAATATATTACTAACTAA
- a CDS encoding STAS domain-containing protein, protein MALTITQQDNTITLEGILNAATVKNFKMHFGYIQNPFRSLTVDFDKVTEMDASALFTLKEMYRNEALKSNPFFVAGYRSEEIYEDYQFSNIA, encoded by the coding sequence ATGGCACTTACAATTACACAACAAGACAACACAATTACTTTAGAAGGCATATTAAATGCAGCAACAGTAAAAAATTTTAAAATGCATTTTGGATATATTCAAAATCCTTTTAGAAGCTTAACTGTAGATTTTGATAAGGTTACCGAGATGGATGCTTCTGCACTATTTACATTAAAAGAAATGTATAGAAATGAAGCATTAAAAAGCAATCCATTTTTTGTTGCTGGTTATAGAAGCGAAGAGATCTACGAAGATTATCAATTTTCGAACATAGCCTAA
- a CDS encoding glycosyltransferase has protein sequence MKTGIIIIFHNNEKDIDINVFIEQIKQTSNLELCLVNNDSRDNTFQLLKEIKEASSNVSVVNVKKIKSDVSAVRAGARFMSNQFNLIHLGYVAVNSLNTNKHGLNGLIKAIAENQEVLLDYNLEILKRKNIKLTLFQSLFSIIDYLKKLKVKNQFVQLQILSKS, from the coding sequence ATGAAAACAGGTATCATAATAATTTTTCATAATAACGAAAAAGACATTGATATAAATGTGTTTATTGAGCAAATAAAACAAACTTCAAATTTAGAATTATGCTTAGTTAATAATGATAGTAGAGATAATACTTTTCAATTATTAAAAGAAATAAAGGAAGCTAGTTCTAATGTGTCAGTAGTTAATGTTAAAAAAATTAAATCTGATGTGTCTGCTGTTAGAGCAGGAGCTAGGTTTATGTCTAATCAGTTCAATTTAATACACTTAGGGTATGTGGCCGTAAATTCACTTAACACCAACAAACATGGTCTAAATGGATTGATAAAGGCAATTGCCGAAAACCAAGAAGTGCTTTTAGATTATAACTTAGAGATATTAAAAAGAAAAAATATCAAGCTAACACTATTTCAAAGTTTATTTTCAATAATAGACTATTTGAAAAAATTAAAAGTAAAAAATCAATTTGTACAACTTCAAATTTTAAGCAAATCATAA
- a CDS encoding response regulator — protein sequence MKVLAIDDQQLVLLPLQKRLAELGYEVKTETDATKGLELYESFNPDLVIVDINMPGISGLEVVKHIRITKNSQTPIMVLSGDTKDETITEGFELGINDYMKKPLSLNEISARVKRLIGAPELQNSVTKSDVMIQERCVGVVIPCYNEEERLLSDEFINYIDKNSGYHLCFVNDGSKDKTLDVLKELQKGREDFITVYDCEKNGGKAEAVRLGMLHMAKKVDLDYIGFLDADLSTDLADFDDLVKTIETSEFKIVSGSRISRMGANITKESARKIISLTINFIIRKILKMDFKDTQCGAKIFHKDVINIAFDKKFVTQWIFDVEIFKRMSIHFGLKEAKAMLCEQPLKRWIHADGSKLSMKDSVKIVGQLGQIAWVYRNKKQNVKTVVSTELNIA from the coding sequence ATGAAAGTTTTAGCAATAGATGACCAACAATTAGTATTACTTCCTTTACAAAAAAGATTAGCCGAACTAGGTTACGAAGTAAAAACAGAAACTGATGCTACTAAAGGATTAGAATTATATGAATCTTTTAATCCAGATTTAGTAATTGTAGATATTAATATGCCAGGAATTTCTGGATTAGAAGTTGTTAAGCACATAAGAATTACTAAAAACTCTCAAACACCTATAATGGTTTTATCTGGAGATACAAAAGATGAAACTATTACTGAGGGTTTTGAATTAGGAATTAATGACTACATGAAAAAGCCATTAAGCTTAAACGAGATTAGTGCACGTGTGAAACGCTTAATTGGTGCACCAGAATTACAAAACTCGGTGACTAAAAGCGACGTTATGATACAGGAACGTTGTGTTGGTGTAGTAATACCTTGTTATAATGAAGAAGAGCGTTTGTTAAGTGATGAGTTTATTAACTACATCGATAAAAATTCTGGTTACCATTTATGTTTTGTAAACGATGGTAGTAAGGATAAAACATTAGACGTTTTAAAAGAATTGCAAAAAGGAAGAGAAGACTTTATTACAGTTTACGATTGTGAGAAAAACGGAGGGAAAGCAGAAGCTGTACGTCTAGGAATGTTACACATGGCTAAAAAAGTAGATTTAGATTATATAGGGTTTTTAGATGCAGATCTATCTACAGACTTAGCAGATTTTGACGATTTAGTTAAGACTATCGAAACTTCAGAATTTAAAATTGTTAGTGGATCACGTATCTCAAGAATGGGAGCAAATATCACTAAAGAGTCTGCTAGAAAAATAATAAGTTTAACTATCAATTTTATAATCAGAAAAATTTTAAAAATGGATTTTAAAGATACACAATGTGGAGCAAAAATCTTCCATAAAGATGTTATCAACATTGCATTCGATAAAAAGTTTGTAACACAATGGATTTTTGATGTAGAGATTTTTAAAAGAATGAGTATCCATTTCGGATTAAAAGAAGCTAAAGCAATGCTTTGCGAACAACCGTTAAAAAGATGGATTCATGCAGATGGTTCTAAATTATCTATGAAGGATTCAGTGAAAATTGTTGGACAATTAGGACAAATTGCTTGGGTGTACAGAAACAAAAAGCAAAATGTAAAGACAGTTGTCTCAACTGAATTAAATATAGCCTAA